A region of Macrobrachium nipponense isolate FS-2020 chromosome 7, ASM1510439v2, whole genome shotgun sequence DNA encodes the following proteins:
- the LOC135217349 gene encoding D-aminoacyl-tRNA deacylase 2-like, protein MNELTGRLVIQQCLSASLKLPSVEPREPEVVEVGRGMVVFVCFLNQASEVTVERLVKHIIDIRLSENDSDRRVSVCDIQGDILIIPQATLGGKLKGKAMQYHNNVDKNLGEALYHKLCQGVRTSVEKVSSGNVKCGVYGARQILNMDTNGPFTHIIEV, encoded by the exons ATGAATGAGTTAACAGGACGCTTGGTCATTCAGCAGTGTCTCAGTGCCTCTCTAAAACTTCCAAGCGTTGAGCCCAGAGAACCAGAAGTCGTTGAG GTTGGTCGAGGGATGGTAGTCTTTGTATGCTTCCTCAACCAAGCTTCAGAAGTAACAGTAGAAAGGCTTGTGAAGCACATCATAGACATCCGCCTGAGTGAAAACGACTCTGACCGCAGGGTGTCCGTTTGCGACATCCAAGGCGACATCCTGATCATTCCACAAGCAACGCTGGGAGGCAAATTAAAGGGAAAAGCGATGCAGTATCACAATAATGTCGACAAGAATTTAGGAGAGGCACTCTATCACAAGCTCTGTCAGGGAGTTCGGACATCTGTTGAAAAAGTATCTAGTGGGAATGTGAAGTGTGGGGTGTATGGGGCACGACAGATCCTGAACATGGACACCAATGGGCCTTTTACACACATCATTGAGGTTTGA